From a region of the Babylonia areolata isolate BAREFJ2019XMU chromosome 21, ASM4173473v1, whole genome shotgun sequence genome:
- the LOC143296217 gene encoding LOW QUALITY PROTEIN: BCL11 transcription factor A-like (The sequence of the model RefSeq protein was modified relative to this genomic sequence to represent the inferred CDS: deleted 1 base in 1 codon) produces the protein MSSRRKQGRPQQRKTLDSVEPENDLLVCGDCQTSFPLQHIVHFIRHKGSACTHKGSACTKDPPPLLPSPPPHHHSSHADQHSDKPTDLSSSSGAGMATVEEGVCEKGGGGGGGRKKEQPPRRPLRSRPVADVEANAAAAVSEPSRMVCEVCSVTVGSAWLLLQHVQKEHGMKIYSTATPSTSPRPSSSSPASAATAFLRAVPPTRPHPPCRSGDLHLLHPLPLPSTRRGAAHPPTSAPSSTSTTSGGAGVVGSFPGVLAPFFRLPFGRTSELGVPVEVLEQYRGLRTPHVLTGVSVALPPGLDSAVTHAAFDRTRPLTAATLDSSQQTYSQRLKELATNPPHLPAAPVLTTPTAPFTLPAVLKAVQPNAQGGGPRASRDSTGSTGSEAGEVKVVVVVEDSKEKTPKAGKERNNDTPTTKLSSSPASSPATTTTTTSSSSTAAVSSLLHPGKLKTCEFCQKKFRFQSNLIVHRRSHTGERPFRCPLCPHACSQHSKLQRHMKTHAAPRHSAPVTPLTTTGTSDGSTHSTGSSPDSTRHKLCDASDLDEEEEEEEMEEDDEEEDMEGDFSDDSDVADKGCDGSFNPLTAESDGRSDLRSNSQTDSSPPDAEATPPGTRRHASVSLVSEVMKKSGLNSIESFNEAFQAALEENLGQDGAQDLSLKENGDSHHVLLLTQPGAGKTPPSGGEQASKGSEPGDSSVFSPTTFPHVLPADCSPTTTLRTFFPGFPPTFSLQEGGKAGGGAAGAGSSSTTTTTPVGAGSDSSSSALKVPSGALTSSRPVSGASLLAASTNGASPSPGGGSSRKSGGSRNDTCEFCGKVFKNCSNLTVHRRSHTGEKPYKCELCTYACAQSSKLTRHMKTHGRVGKDVFRCRFCDMPFSVPSTLEKHMRKCVENNRDAGLLEKGEGGDGEGGGGGGGKVGADPDSGSQSSPAPTPTPTPVTVMPTLSAQLLQRSSSGGSGSQDPKSGCWWGREGRGAKWSLQTVSTQTINAGIRAGACQVECSADVSCVMVTCGSAQLTCEGFRAWGMGKCEWCARCEGFRAWGMGKCEWCARCEGFRAWGMGKSTAVSAACVLPVFAQSLQEGVEVCEDQMLCRFPPPPFCSPWPPHPVQHIFHTQTGLTRRDHTQVNMT, from the exons TGGAGCCGGAGAACGACCTGTTGGTGTGCGGGGACTGCCAGACGTCCTTCCCCCTCCAGCACATCGTGCACTTCATCCGCCACAAGGGGTCCGCCTGCACCCACAAGGGGTCCGCCTGCACTAAGgacccgccccccctcctgccctccccgcccccccaccaccactccagcCATGCTGACCAGCACAGTGACAAGCCCACAGACCTGTCTTCCTCTTCGGGAGCGGGGATGGCGacggtggaggagggtgtgtgtgagaagggagggggtggcggcggggggaggaagaaggagcagCCCCCCAGGAGGCCTCTCAGGTCACGGCCCGTGGCGGACGTCGAGGCCAACGCTGCCGCTGCTGTGTCGG AGCCCAGCCGCATGGTGTGCGAGGTGTGCTCTGTGACTGTGGGCTCCGCCtggctgctgctgcagcacgtgcAGAAAGAGCACGGCATGAAGATCTACAGCACCGCCACCCCCTCAACCAGCCCccgaccctcctcctcctccccggccTCCGCAGCTACCGCCTTTCTCCGCGCCGTCCCCCCAACCCGCCCACACCCGCCCTGCCGCTCCGGTGacctgcacctcctccaccccctccccctcccctctacaaGGCGTGGAGcggcccaccccccaacctcc gccccctcttccacctccacgacgagtggcggggcgggggtggtggggtcgTTCCCCGGGGTGCTGGCCCCCTTCTTCCGCCTGCCCTTCGGCCGGACGTCGGAGCTGGGTGTCCCGGTGGAGGTGCTGGAGCAGTACCGGGGACTGCGGACCCCCCATGTGCTGACCGGTGTGAGCGTGGCCCTGCCCCCCGGCCTGGACTCCGCCGTCACTCACGCCGCCTTTGACCGCACCAGGCCCCTGACGGCGGCGACCCTGGACTCCTCCCAGCAGACCTACTCCCAGCGCCTCAAGGAGCTGGCTACCAACCCGCCCCACCTCCCCGCCGCCCCcgtcctcaccacccccaccgcccccttcacCCTGCCCGCAGTGCTAAAGGCCGTGCAGCCCAATGCCCAGGGCGGCGGTCCTCGGGCAAGCAGGGACAGCACGGGCAGCACGGGCAGCGAGGCAGGGgaagtgaaggtggtggtggtggtggaggacagcAAGGAGAAGACGCCGAAAGCCGGCAAGGAGCGGAACAACGACACCCCCACGACCAAGCTGTCTTCATCACCGGCGTCGtctcccgccaccaccaccaccaccaccagcagcagcagcacggcaGCCGTGTCTTCCCTGCTGCACCCCGGCAAGCTGAAGACGTGCGAGTTCTGCCAGAAGAAGTTCCGCTTCCAGAGCAACCTCATCGTGCACCGGCGGTCGCACACGGGCGAGAGGCCGTTCCGGTGCCCGCTGTGTCCGCACGCCTGCAGTCAGCACAGCAAGCTGCAGCGCCACATGAAGACCCACGCTGCCCCCCGCCACTCcgcccccgtcacccccctcaccaccaccggcACCTCTGACGGCAGCACACACTCCACGGGCAGCTCCCCGGACAGCACGCGCCACAAGCTGTGCGACGCTTCCGAcctggatgaagaggaggaggaggaggagatggaggaggacgacgaggaggaagacATGGAGGGCGACTTCAGCGACGACAGCGACGTGGCGGACAAGGGCTGTGACGGGAGCTTCAACCCGCTGACGGCAGAGAGCGACGGGCGGTCCGACCTCCGGTCCAACAGCCAGACGGACAGCAGCCCCCCTGACGCCGAGGCCACGCCCCCAGGCACGCGGCGCCACGCCTCGGTCAGCCTGGTCAGCGAGGTCATGAAGAAGTCCGGCCTCAACAGCATCGAGTCCTTCAACGAAGCCTTCCAGGCGGCCCTTGAGGAGAACCTGGGGCAGGACGGGGCCCAGGACCTCAGCCTGAAGGAGAACGGCGACAGCCACCACGTCCTCCTGCTAACCCAGCCCGGGGCCGGCAAGACGCCGCCTAGTGGCGGGGAGCAGGCCTCCAAGGGGAGCGAACCCGGAGACAGCAGCGTGTTCAGCCCAACCACCTTCCCCCACGTGCTGCCCGCAGActgctcccccaccaccaccctccgcacCTTCTTCCCGGGCTTCCCGCCCACCTTCTCCCTGCAGGAGGGGGGCAAGGCGGGAGGGGGAGCAGCGGGGgcaggcagcagcagcaccaccaccaccaccccggttGGGGCGGggagcgacagcagcagcagtgcctTGAAGGTACCGAGCGGGGCCCTGACGTCCTCCAGACCGGTCTCTGGAGCCTCCCTCCTGGCCGCCAGCACCAACGGCGCCTCCCCCTCGCCGGGCGGCGGGTCGTCCAGAAAGAGCGGCGGGTCGAGGAACGACACGTGCGAGTTCTGCGGCAAGGTGTTCAAGAACTGCAGCAACCTGACGGTGCACCGCCGCTCCCACACAGGGGAAAAGCCCTACAAGTGCGAGCTCTGCACCTACGCCTGCGCGCAGTCGTCCAAGCTGACCCGCCACATGAAGACCCACGGGCGGGTGGGCAAGGACGTCTTCCGTTGCCGCTTCTGCGACATGCCCTTCTCCGTGCCCAGCACGCTGGAGAAACACATGAGGAAGTGCGTGGAGAACAACCGGGACGCCGGTCtgctggagaagggggaggggggagacggggagggagggggaggaggaggggggaaggtgggggcggATCCGGACAGCGGAAGCCAGAgctccccggcccccacccccacccccacccccgtcaccgtCATGCCCACGCTGTCGGCCCAGCTGCTGCAGAGGTCCTCCTCGGGTGGTTCAGGCAGCCAGGACCCCAAG TCAGGTTGTTGGTGGGGTCGGGAAGGCAGAGGTGCCAAGTGGTCTCTGCAGACGGTCAGTACCCAGACCATCAATGCTGGCATCAGGGCGGGTGCCTGCCAGGTGGAA TGCTCAGCTGACGTCAGCTGTGTCATGGTGACGTGTGGCAGTGCTCAGCTGAC GTGTGAGGGATTCAGGGCGTGGGGAATGGGGAAGTGTGAATGGTGTGCCAGGTGTGAGGGATTCAGGGCGTGGGGAATGGGGAAGTGTGAATGGTGTGCCAGGTGTGAGGGATTCAGGGCGTGGGGAATGGGGAAGTCAACAGCCGTGTCTGCAGCTTGTGTCCTTCCGGTCTTCGCCCAGTCA CTACAGGAGGGTGTTGAAGTCTGTGAGGATCAGATGCTGTGTCGCTTCCCTCCACCCCCGTTCTGCTCTCCCTGGCCCCCTCACCCAGTTCAGCACATcttccacacacaaacaggtcTGACACGGCGCGACCACACCCAAGTCAATATGACGTaa